Proteins from one Kazachstania africana CBS 2517 chromosome 1, complete genome genomic window:
- the SMD2 gene encoding mRNA splicing protein SMD2 (similar to Saccharomyces cerevisiae SMD2 (YLR275W); ancestral locus Anc_6.72): protein MSSFYNSELLDRSKSELSKEELLQLEEFEFKHGPLSLINDSVLTRRPVIISLRNNHKIIARVKAFDRHCNMVLENVKELWTEKKGKSLVNRERFISKLFLRGDSVIVVLKAPVQ, encoded by the exons ATGTC TTCATTTTATAATAGTGAACTTCTTGACCGTTCCAAGTCAGAATTAtcgaaagaagaattattacAACTGGAAGAATTTGAGTTTAAACATGGGCCATTATCGCTGATAAATGACTCTGTATTAACAAGAAGACCCGTCATCATTTCTCTAAGGAATAATCATAAAATAATAGCGAGAGTGAAGGCATTTGATAGACATTGCAATATGGTACTAGAAAATGTAAAGGAACTCTGGACAGAAAAGAAGGGTAAATCACTTGTTAATCGTGAGAGATTTATTAGTAAATTGTTCTTAAGAGGAGACTCCGTAATAGTGGTATTAAAAGCACCTGTACAATGA
- the YSH1 gene encoding cleavage polyadenylation factor subunit YSH1 (similar to Saccharomyces cerevisiae YSH1 (YLR277C) and SYC1 (YOR179C); ancestral locus Anc_6.74), translating to MSQSSKNAFKFFALGGGNEVGRSCHILQYKGKTIMLDAGIHPAYQGIASLPFYDDFDLSSVDILLISHFHLDHAASLPYVMQRTNFKGRVFMTHPTKAIYRWLLRDFVRVTSIGINSTGEDDNLYTDEDLVESFDKIETIDYHSTVDVNGIKFTAYHAGHVLGAAMFQIEIAGLRVLFTGDYSRETDRHLNSAEVPPLSSDILIVESTFGTATHEPRLSREKKLTQLIHTTVSQGGRVLMPVFALGRAQELMLILDEFWSQHADELGGGQVPIFYASDLARKCMSVFQTYVNMMNDDIRKKFRDSQTNPFIFKNISYLKNLEEFQDFGPSVMLASPGMLQSGISRDLLERWCPDDKNLVLITGYSVEGTMAKFIMLEPDTIPSVNNPEITIPRRCQVEEISFAAHVDFQENLEFIEKINANNIILVHGESNPMGRLKSALLSNFASLKGTENEVHVFNPRNSVEVSVEYTGTKIAKAIGNIVEEVRKETLSASDAVKNEKPEVENQISVDQKQTKDVIISGILVSDERNFDLNLVSLSDLREHHTELSTTILKERQTVKINCRKELIYWHIFQMFGDVTVIQDDDNVTNLIKDEKLGESKKELDSGKLVLEIMGDIRLAIADNLAVLQWTQGLINDTIADSIVAILMSVDCAPASVKMSSRSCTHEHNHNHTKAHEDDISILERDEVWKIKQIVELFREQFGESFTLMMEKDKKEGDMDEDIIGLITLNKTTARVNFSNMEIEQCDSKPLKGRIESIMKIGADLVATLC from the coding sequence ATGAGTCAATCTTCAAAGAATGCTTTCAAGTTTTTCGCCTTAGGAGGTGGTAATGAAGTTGGTAGATCATGTCATATCTTACAATATAAAGGCAAAACAATCATGTTAGATGCAGGTATCCACCCTGCATATCAAGGTATAGCTTCACTACCGTTTTATGATGATTTCGATCTTTCATCTGTTGacatattattaatatcacattttcatttggatCACGCAGCATCTTTACCTTATGTAATGCAAAGAACTAATTTCAAAGGTAGAGTATTCATGACCCATCCAACCAAGGCCATTTATAGATGGTTACTGAGAGATTTTGTCAGAGTTACAAGTATTGGTATAAATTCAACTGGCGAAGACGATAATTTGTATACCGACGAAGATTTAGTGGAATCTTTCGATAAAATTGAGACGATTGACTATCATTCTACAGTTGATGTGAATGGTATCAAATTTACAGCATATCATGCAGGCCATGTTCTAGGAGCCGCGATGTTTCAAATCGAAATAGCAGGCTTAAGAGTTCTGTTTACTGGTGATTATTCTAGGGAAACAGATCGTCATCTAAACTCGGCAGAAGTCCCTCCACTATCCTCTGACATATTGATTGTAGAATCTACATTTGGTACAGCAACGCACGAACCCAGATTAAGCagagagaagaaattgactCAGTTAATCCATACAACCGTTTCTCAAGGGGGTAGGGTGCTGATGCCTGTTTTTGCATTGGGAAGGGCTCAAGAACTGATGCTGATCCTCGACGAATTTTGGAGTCAACATGCAGATGAACTTGGAGGTGGACAAGTTCCTATTTTTTATGCGTCAGATTTGGCAAGAAAATGTATGAGTGTTTTTCAGACATACGTTAATATGATGAACGATGATATTCGTAAAAAGTTCAGAGATTCTCAAACTAATccattcattttcaaaaatatttcatacCTGAAAAACTTGGAAGAGtttcaagattttggaCCAAGTGTGATGCTTGCCTCACCAGGTATGTTACAGAGCGGTATCTCAAGAGATCTATTGGAACGATGGTGCCCTGACgacaaaaatttggttttAATAACAGGTTACTCTGTTGAAGGCACCATGGCTAAATTTATCATGTTGGAACCAGATACAATTCCTTCAGTAAATAACCCGGAAATTACAATACCAAGAAGGTGCCAAGTAGAGGAAATTTCTTTCGCTGCTCATGTCGATTTTCAAGAGAACTTGGAATTCATTGAGAAGATCAATGCGAACAATATCATTTTAGTACACGGTGAGTCCAATCCTATGGGTCGTTTGAAGTCTGCactattatcaaattttgccTCTCTCAAAGGGACGGAAAATGAAGTTCACGTTTTCAATCCTAGAAACTCTGTAGAAGTTTCAGTGGAGTATACAGGAACTAAAATTGCTAAAGCTATAGGTAATATTGTTGAAGAAGTACGCAAAGAAACGTTGTCGGCTTCTGATGCAGTGAAGAATGAGAAGCCTGAAgtagaaaatcaaatatcCGTTGATCAGAAACAGACAAAAGATGTGATAATATCAGGTATTTTGGTGTCAGAcgaaagaaattttgatctcAATTTAGTTTCCCTTTCAGATTTGAGAGAGCACCATACTGAACTTTCAACAACcatcttgaaagaaagacaaACTGTTAAAATCAATTGtagaaaagaattaatttattggcacatatttcaaatgttcGGTGATGTTACAGTGATACAAGACGACGATAATGTTACAAATTTAATTAAAGATGAGAAGCTCGGCGAGAGTAAGAAGGAGCTCGATTCGGGCAAGTTAGTACTAGAGATAATGGGCGATATCAGATTGGCTATAGCTGATAATCTAGCAGTGCTTCAATGGACGCAAGGGCTGATCAACGATACAATAGCAGATTCTATAGTGGCAATCTTAATGAGTGTAGACTGTGCACCTGCAAGCGTTAAAATGAGCAGTCGTAGCTGCACTCATGAGCACAATCACAACCATACAAAAGCTcatgaagatgatatttCAATCTTAGAACGTGACGAAGTATGGAAGATAAAGCAAATTGTAGAGCTTTTCCGAGAACAGTTTGGGGAATCTTTCACCTTGATGATGGAAAAAGATAAGAAAGAGGGCGATATGGATGAAGATATCATCGGTTTAATAACCCTTAACAAAACAACAGCAAGagtgaatttttcaaatatggaGATTGAACAATGTGACTCGAAGCCTCTCAAAGGGAGAATTGAAAGTATAATGAAGATTGGTGCGGACTTAGTGGCTACCTTATGCTAG
- the ECI1 gene encoding dodecenoyl-CoA isomerase (similar to Saccharomyces cerevisiae ECI1 (YLR284C) and DCI1 (YOR180C); ancestral locus Anc_6.78): protein MRPCEKIIYEIRPPYFIITLNSAQNYNALSYDDYLYLTSVLEVSNNNEDCCFTVLQSTGSFFSSGADFNSVPIESSNDESHTERKKKWLENFLCKNQYITNAFINHDKILVACLNGPVVGLSAAIVFLCDLVYCNNINNIYFYFPFTKLGLSCEGSVSVTLPMKLSRNQSYQKLLFSEQIMGKEVLNTVINKDFKLSKDATVDTFNAMVLEELSQNTKNVYLPSCLNMKKLLKTQALVNSLNLANSMEVHGALPFWINGEPQRRFKVLREEKMKVSRKSRL, encoded by the coding sequence ATGAGACCATGCGAGAAGATAATATATGAGATTAGACCACCTTATTTTATAATAACGTTGAATTCCGCTCAAAATTATAATGCGCTCTCATATGACGACTATCTTTACTTGACGTCAGTACTCGAAGTATCTAATAATAACGAAGATTGTTGTTTTACGGTACTTCAAAGTACAGGAAGCTTCTTCTCCAGTGGAGCGGATTTTAATTCTGTCCCAATAGAATCTAGCAATGATGAATCACATActgaaagaaagaaaaaatggcTGGAAAATTTCCTGTGTAAGAATCAATACATTACAAATGCTTTTATCAACcatgataaaatattagtCGCTTGCCTTAATGGTCCTGTAGTCGGCCTTAGTGCAGCTATAGTGTTTCTTTGTGATTTGGTCTACTGTAACAATATAAACAATATTTACTTCTATTTCCCCTTTACAAAATTGGGACTCTCGTGTGAAGGATCTGTATCAGTGACGTTGCCAATGAAATTAAGTAGAAATCAAAGTTACCagaaattattgttcaGTGAACAAATAATGGGGAAAGAAGTTTTAAATACCGTGATAAATAAAGATTTCAAGCTTTCAAAAGATGCTACTGTTGATACTTTTAATGCAATGGTACTAGAGGAATTGAGCCAAAATACGAAAAATGTTTATCTGCCAAGTTGCctgaatatgaaaaaattattgaagacACAAGCCTTAGTAAATAGTTTAAATTTGGCAAATTCAATGGAAGTGCATGGAGCATTGCCATTCTGGATCAATGGGGAACCTCAAAGGCGATTCAAAGTTCTCAGGGaggaaaaaatgaaagtatCACGAAAAAGTAGGTtatag
- the PUT7 gene encoding Put7p (similar to Saccharomyces cerevisiae YLR283W; ancestral locus Anc_6.77), with the protein MMHCLKSLRAISKNVPKYSTGVRFLSIVANTPTLQKSMSLNNIDIKNPANTDSLNRPKENADLLPKSKNDLIKTLSEQLILETHVSLNKPSRAENQLNTMEINDKLLSNGFTKDQSTQIITAMINLLNNEFYFKYNDLYLYDFEINKQLHLFNFLQSEIQYIIKNSREIQFNLQNLQIMKLQKDLNSNFNELNELVLKSLQKDSNIEFNNQKYENSSLYSKLNLDLNDCNNKITIKMLSGIKYDIENLRWHTTRSGLIAILFLVSLILTGVNVTNNRANKRVMTPEKETKKDQEKQDDNNI; encoded by the coding sequence ATGATGCATTGTTTAAAATCATTAAGAGccatatcaaaaaatgtgCCGAAATATAGCACAGGTGTCAGATTTCTCAGCATAGTAGCAAATACGCCAACATTACAAAAGTCAATGTCACTTAATAATATCGATATTAAAAATCCTGCGAATACGGACAGTTTGAATCGCCCGAAGGAGAATGCTGACCTCCTACCAAAGTCTAAGAATGATCTCATTAAGACGTTATCCGAGCAGTTGATTTTGGAGACGCATGTAAGTTTGAATAAACCTTCAAGAGCAGAAAATCAACTGAATACAATGGAGATTAATGATAAGTTATTGTCGAACGGGTTTACGAAAGATCAGTCCACGCAAATAATAACCGCAATGATAAATCTGCTGAATAATGAGTTCTATTTTAAATATAACGATCTGTACCtttatgattttgaaataaacAAGCAATTGCAtctattcaattttttgcaGAGTGAAATCCAATACATTATAAAAAACTCTAGagaaattcaattcaaCCTTCAGAATTTGCAAATAATGAAGTTACAAAAGGActtgaattcaaatttcaatgaattgaatgaactCGTGTTGAAAAGCTTACAAAAGGATTCAAATATTGAGTTcaataatcaaaaataCGAAAACAGCTCATTGTATAGTAAGCTAAATTTGGATTTGAATGATTGTAACAATAAAATAACAATCAAGATGCTCAGTGGTATCAAATACGATATTGAGAATCTTCGATGGCATACTACTAGGAGTGGTTTAATTGCAATACTTTTTCTAGTGTCATTGATATTAACTGGTGTCAATGTTACTAACAATAGAGCTAATAAACGAGTGATGACCCCTGAAAAAGAGACCAAAAAAGACCAAGAGAAGCAAGATGACAATAATATATAG
- the RSO55 gene encoding Rso55p (similar to Saccharomyces cerevisiae YLR281C; ancestral locus Anc_6.76), which produces MQRIHQRWFRTQIVPQIKRNKLPPRPKFTPDLEPQCVEAFMHGGRGPGGQKINKTNSKVELRHIPTGIVVKCQETRSRERNRQIAREKMAYEIQKYNNNGISERDISLKLLHSQNKRSKAKKSKEKYAKHNLERELMKRGQELEDMEVIKKMASKE; this is translated from the coding sequence ATGCAAAGGATTCACCAAAGGTGGTTTCGAACACAAATTGTTCCACAGATAAAGAGGAATAAGTTGCCGCCAAGACCGAAATTCACACCAGACTTAGAGCCTCAATGTGTGGAAGCGTTTATGCATGGCGGCAGAGGACCAGGGGGACAAAAGATTAATAAAACCAATTCGAAAGTTGAATTGAGACATATTCCAACCGGGATTGTGGTTAAATGTCAGGAAACCAGGTCTCGAGAGAGAAACAGACAAATTGCAAGAGAGAAAATGGCATATGAAATACAGAAATACAATAACAATGGTATCTCCGAAAGGgatatttcattgaaacTACTGCATTCTCAAAATAAGAGATCGAAAGCAAAGAAAAGTAAGGAAAAATATGCTAAGCATAATCTTGAAAGGGAACTTATGAAAAGGGGACAAGAACTGGAAGATATGGAAGTGATCAAAAAAATGGCCTCTAaagaatga
- the KAFR0A04940 gene encoding uncharacterized protein (similar to Saccharomyces cerevisiae YLR278C; ancestral locus Anc_6.75), which yields MGRPKKKVSEQNIENFQRELELAGDRVDILLNDKKGRSRSCLLCRRRKQKCDHKLPSCTACLKAAVKCVQPARYAEQSNEHDLITDTSPNTFSTSTTALSTLLENSTPNTYNDPGHSLITSGYTPTTVKVEDSQHIIAESPMTAINALISNGSHSLSTSASSISIPSNGKESVSQMVSPVTTNPLVTNKRNSKNYVTDPTKKKRKSNDKDQYTSFIERKLKYLEKLIDLPIGGTVFNKKLSHYKKITHLLGEIDDLENISLPATFNKDNPNIDLQQQQYHLPQLSANDNQKSVLSLHSNSSQYQHEKVNDSLKTLHLSHQNTIPALSSDSLESIDFSKCIFSKYITKDVFTYDPAFEFDEQLSRSLLEIFFSRLQFKYPLLDEGEIYTFHDNYSKNNIYSYSANDFHFATGRMWLVFSIGAHLHMTSGKYKGLPPDRYFSTAVRHVTKCGEELNDVQKIELLTLLAMYLLRTDRDSMILYEIIKDVMFICKEKLHLNRWYPNNSFANKKLRIFWCVYLLERMICVAVGKPFVIKENEISLPLFDENSFNTQNSKINGVHFINQSLKLRKIESSFVEVLKILPANQQSTTIKKAQLPMVRKYFHDLDIWRASCVTTSVRSFENETLKLYYYRAVRLLLQPYLEFLTPEDQLFKECQAAAGQICQLYKIFHQKTATGNSTPAVHTVFASGVTLIYCMWLSRNFDDEKRKVLGDSSKHTRPLISASLFSTMDDLRACSVSLYVMAERSKFARVFRDTFDQLMNATIGNLIERCGPDSSELIYLSATPSDDELEQIGKQFDSGEKEKVFIGINGMPPAIKRTFGKKQAEEHAAFVENPRADDNQERKEFKERQGFLKKATVPTGLANLLTKSDESSSSDEENESKVPSTSQDNAQQSGTDEIMDKLSVNSDIAEHKKNKYVVKKPANHHNSDWQLYQQQAFFQQHFAQQNLQAYLSSLNYMNRANPVGTSSQNVIDSNQFRMPLQNAIDSSQSRYPLEDLTSSRAISSPAMNDNPAPTTDSTSVRSSVNMTPINNTNNLRSASQTVTYDFNSLQGKNTAQSGILISSGTNDMINNISTWTNNSVTDAVGMIEQQEGQAFTIQPGGTPGESQLLNNTSQLPNYPNFVNSTAGTGEDTPAKFNSYMSGIGGSIQGNFNRDRNGSTATWDNTIPSAQSEEFWTVNDDYGFLT from the coding sequence atgggccgtccaaagaagaaggtcagtgaacaaaatatcgagaattttcaaagagaaTTAGAATTGGCAGGAGATAGAGttgatattcttttaaatgataAGAAAGGTAGATCGAGATCTTGTCTTCTTtgtagaagaagaaaacaaaaatgcGATCACAAGCTACCTAGCTGTACTGCATGCTTGAAAGCGGCAGTGAAATGTGTTCAACCTGCAAGATATGCAGAACAAAGCAATGAACATGATTTAATAACAGACACTAGTCCTAATACCTTCTCTACCAGCACTACCGCTCTTTCAACTTTACTGGAAAATTCAACCCCTAACACTTATAATGACCCAGGACATAGTCTGATAACGAGCGGTTATACACCAACTACTGTAAAAGTTGAAGATTCTCAACACATTATAGCAGAAAGTCCCATGACTGCAATCAATGCCCTTATATCAAATGGATCTCATTCTCTTTCAACTTCTGCTTCATCAATAAGCATTCCTTCTAATGGTAAAGAAAGCGTCTCTCAGATGGTATCTCCGGTGACAACAAATCCACTTGTAACCAATAAACGAAACAGTAAAAATTATGTCACAGACCCGactaagaaaaaaagaaaatctaaCGATAAGGATCAGTATACTTCTTTCATAGAGaggaaattgaaatatctggaaaaattaattgatttacCAATAGGTGGAACAgttttcaacaaaaaaCTATCACATTATAAGAAGATTACACATCTTCTTGGTGAAATTGATGActtagaaaatatttctttacCGGCAACAttcaataaagataatcctaatattgatttacaacaacagcaataTCATCTGCCACAATTGTCAGCTAATGATAACCAAAAATCTGTACTATCTTTGCATTCTAATAGTTCACAATATCAGCACGAAAAAGTGAATGATAGTTTGAAGACTTTGCATTTATCTCACCAAAATACAATTCCAGCATTATCATCGGATTCTTTAGAATCCATTGACTTTTCCAAATGTatcttttccaaatatattACAAAAGATGTCTTTACTTATGATCCAGCATTCGAATTCGATGAACAGCTCTCTAGATCATTGCtagaaatctttttcaGTAGATTACAATTCAAATATCCTCTACTTGATGAAGGTGAAATTTATACTTTCCATGATAATTACTCTAAAAATAACATCTATTCATATTCTGCTAACGATTTTCATTTTGCTACAGGTAGAATGTGGCTTGTATTTAGTATTGGTGCTCATTTACATATGACATCCGGTAAATATAAGGGATTACCTCCTGATAGATATTTCTCAACTGCTGTGAGACATGTAACAAAATGTGgtgaagaattgaatgatgttcaaaaaattgaattattaacaTTGCTGGCGATGTATCTTTTAAGAACTGATAGAGATTCAATGATTCtttatgaaattattaAGGACGTCATGTTTATCTGTAAAGAGAAATTGCATTTAAATAGGTGGTACCCAAATAATTCATTTGCAAATAAAAAACTGCGAATTTTTTGGTGCGTTTATCTCCTAGAAAGAATGATATGTGTCGCTGTTGGTAAACCTTTTgttattaaagaaaatgaaatcagTTTGCCGCTTTTCGatgaaaattcttttaataCACAGAACTCAAAGATTAATGGTGTTCATTTCATCAAtcaatctttgaaattaagaaaaatagaATCAAGTTTCGTTGAGGTATTGAAAATCTTACCAGCTAATCAACAAAGTACAACGATAAAAAAAGCTCAACTTCCCATGGTACGAAAATACTTTCATGACCTGGATATCTGGAGAGCTTCTTGTGTAACTACAAGTGTAAGAAGTTTCGAAAATGAGACATTAAAATTGTATTATTACAGAGCAGTTCGTTTATTACTTCAGCCatatcttgaatttttaacCCCTGAAGATCAGCTATTCAAGGAATGTCAGGCTGCTGCTGGACAGATTTGtcaattatataaaattttccacCAAAAAACTGCTACGGGAAATTCGACACCAGCAGTGCATACGGTGTTCGCATCTGGTGTTACTTTGATTTATTGTATGTGGTtgtcaagaaattttgacgatgaaaagagaaaggtCTTGGGTGATAGTTCCAAGCATACAAGACCTTTGATCAGTGCTAGTCTTTTCTCCACTATGGATGATTTACGGGCTTGTTCGGTTTCTTTATATGTCATGGCAGAAAGATCGAAGTTTGCACGTGTTTTCAGAGATACTTTCGATCAATTGATGAACGCTACCATTGGgaatttaattgaaagatgTGGTCCTGATTCGTCCGAATTAATTTACTTGTCTGCAACTCCATCAGATGATGAACTTGAACAAATTGGCAAACAGTTCGATTCTGGcgaaaaggaaaaagttTTTATTGGAATTAATGGTATGCCTCCAGCAATTAAGAGAACATTCGGAAAGAAACAGGCTGAGGAGCATGCGGCATTCGTGGAGAATCCAAGGGCTGATGATAACCAAGAGAGAAAGGAGTTCAAGGAAAGACAGGGTTTCTTGAAGAAAGCAACCGTTCCTACGGGTTTGgcaaatttattaactAAGTCTGACGAAAGCAGTAGTTCAGATGAGGAGAATGAGTCAAAGGTTCCAAGTACCTCTCAGGACAACGCACAACAATCAGGCACTGATGAGATTATGGACAAATTAAGTGTAAATAGTGATATTGCAGAACATAAAAAGAACAAGTACGTCGTAAAAAAACCAGCAAATCACCACAATTCCGATTGGCAATTATATCAACAGCAAGCATTCTTTCAACAGCATTTTGCTCAGCAAAATCTTCAGGCCTACTTGTCTTCTCTTAACTATATGAATAGAGCAAATCCTGTGGGGACATCGTCCCAAAATGTAATTGATTCGAATCAATTTAGAATGCCCTTACAAAATGCAATTGATTCATCACAATCTCGATATCCATTAGAAGATTTGACCTCAAGTAGGGCAATATCCTCTCCTGCAATGAACGATAATCCGGCGCCAACCACAGACTCGACTTCTGTAAGATCTTCGGTGAATATGACGCCGATAAATAACACAAATAATTTGAGATCAGCCTCTCAGACGGTTACGtatgatttcaattcacTTCAAGGTAAAAATACGGCGCAAAGCGGTATTTTGATTAGCAGTGGTACGAATGATATGATCAATAACATTTCTACCTGGACCAATAATTCTGTTACTGACGCTGTGGGCATGATCGAACAACAGGAAGGTCAAGCTTTTACCATACAACCAGGAGGTACGCCAGGTGAATCTCAGCTGCTTAATAATACTTCACAGCTTCCAAATTACCCTAACTTTGTAAATTCTACTGCCGGAACAGGTGAAGATACGCCtgcaaaattcaattcGTATATGTCAGGGATTGGAGGAAGTATTCAAGGTAATTTTAATAGAGATCGTAATGGTTCCACAGCCACTTGGGACAACACTATACCGTCCGCACAATCTGAAGAATTCTGGACGGTTAATGACGACTATGGTTTTTTGACATAA
- the DBP9 gene encoding ATP-dependent DNA/RNA helicase (similar to Saccharomyces cerevisiae DBP9 (YLR276C); ancestral locus Anc_6.73), translating into MNSNKNALASDAYIDESVTFESFQLDPRLLQAVKGSGFHHPTLIQSHGIPLALQQKRDVIAKAATGSGKTLSYLIPVIQTILDYKGSVASDGVNESKTLGIILVPTRELAQQVTNVIEKMILYCTKEIRSLNVSGDMSNAVLNSLLLENPEIVVATPAKLMSLLETQTNAISLSDLKFLVIDEVDLVLTFGYQEDLNKIAEYLPLKKNLQTFLMSATLNDDIQELKQKFCRAPAILKFNDDEINKDKTKLIQYYVKTNEFDKFLLCYVIFKLGLIKGKSLVFVNDIDRGYRLKLVLEQFGIKSCILNSELPANSRQHIVDQFNKNVYHLLIATDDTEYIKEEDEGIEENRLEDSVAEETNGGSQKKKQVQSKKDKEYGVSRGVDFKNVACVLNFDLPTTSKSYVHRIGRTARAGKSGTAISFVVPLKDFGKHKPSTCSTAKHDEKIFSRIVKQQAKLGLELLPYSFDPKQIEGFRYRMEDGFRAVTQVAVREARIKELKEELLASEKLKRHFEENPKELQSLRHDKELHPMRIQQHLKRVPEYLLPEAARKSSGKKVGFVPFHNPKKGRPHKKGKVSKRRNAKSDPLKNFK; encoded by the coding sequence ATGAATAGTAATAAAAATGCCCTGGCATCGGATGCCTACATCGATGAATCTGTTACATTTGAGTCGTTTCAGTTAGATCCCAGGTTGCTGCAAGCTGTAAAAGGATCAGGTTTCCATCATCCTACACTGATTCAATCACATGGTATTCCATTAGCTTTACAGCAAAAGAGAGATGTTATTGCAAAAGCAGCTACTGGTTCGGGTAAGACGTTATCATACCTAATACCTGTTATACAGACCATTTTAGATTACAAAGGAAGCGTAGCTTCAGATGGAGTCAATGAAAGTAAAACATTGGGCATAATTTTAGTTCCAACAAGGGAACTGGCCCAGCAAGTAACAAATGTGATcgagaaaatgatattgtaCTGTACAAAGGAAATCAGATCTTTAAACGTTTCTGGTGACATGTCAAATGCAGTTTTGAACTCACTTCTTTTAGAAAATCCAGAAATTGTTGTTGCCACCCCAGCTAAATTGATGTCTTTGCTAGAAACGCAAACTAACGCAATTTCTTTAAGTGATTTAAAGTTCTTAGTGATTGATGAAGTCGATTTGGTGCTAACATTTGGCTACcaagaagatttgaataaaattgcAGAATATCTaccattaaaaaaaaatttacaaactTTCCTAATGAGTGCTACTTTGAACGATGATATTCAGGAACTTAAACAGAAATTTTGCCGTGCTCCAGCGATCCTAAAGTTTAACGACgatgaaatcaataagGATAAAACTAAATTAATCCAATACTACGTTAAAACCAATGAATTTGACAAGTTTTTACTCTGTTATGTTATTTTCAAGCTAGGTTTAATCAAAGGTAAGAGTCTAGTCTTCGTAAATGACATTGATAGAGGTTACAGACTAAAGTTAGTCCTGGAGCAATTTGGTATAAAGTCGTGTATTTTAAACAGTGAACTGCCCGCTAATTCAAGACAGCACATCGTTGACCAGTTCAATAAAAACGTATACCATTTGCTTATTGCTACTGATGACACAGAAtatatcaaagaagaagatgaggGAATTGAGGAGAACAGATTAGAAGATAGTGTTGCAGAGGAAACTAATGGAGGTAGccagaaaaagaaacaagtTCAGTCAAAGAAGGACAAAGAATATGGTGTTTCTCGTGGTgtagatttcaaaaatgttgCATGTGTTTTAAACTTCGATTTACCAacaacttcaaaatcttaCGTACATAGAATCGGGAGAACTGCACGTGCAGGTAAATCAGGCACTGCTATATCTTTTGTTGTTCCATTGAAGGACTTTGGGAAGCATAAACCCTCTACATGCTCCACTGCCAAGCACGatgaaaagatattttcaCGTATTGTGAAGCAACAAGCTAAGTTAGGTTTGGAATTATTGCCTTACTCATTTGATCCAAAACAAATTGAAGGTTTCCGTTACAGAATGGAAGATGGTTTCCGTGCTGTTACGCAGGTGGCTGTCAGAGAAGCAAGAATCAAGGAACTGAAGGAAGAACTTCTAGcaagtgaaaaattgaaaagacatTTCGaagaaaatccaaaagaGTTACAAAGTTTAAGACACGACAAAGAGCTCCATCCTATGAGAATTCAGCAACATTTAAAACGTGTTCCTGAATATCTATTACCTGAAGCTGCTAGAAAAAGCTCTGGCAAGAAGGTAGGTTTTGTACCATTTCATAACCCAAAGAAAGGTCGTCCTCACAAAAAAGGGAAGGTATCAAAGCGTAGGAATGCTAAATCTGATCCTTTAAAGAACTTCAAGTAA